A window of the Candidatus Rokuibacteriota bacterium genome harbors these coding sequences:
- the lexA gene encoding transcriptional repressor LexA yields MREMTARQREVLGFIRMFTERHGAPPTVREIGEHFGFTARAAFDHLRALERKGMLQRRISDRRVSRTLVLTDRPPARTGAVREIPVMGRIAAGVPRHAEQEVEERIPVAAEWLQGKGEDLFALRVRGDSMIDAHIMDGDMVLVRRQETAQPGDIVAALLDNEATVKRFSRDGRAIVLKAEHPTMQPLVVEPGRKDFRILGKVMGLFRGL; encoded by the coding sequence ATGAGAGAGATGACGGCCCGGCAGCGAGAGGTGCTGGGGTTCATCCGGATGTTCACGGAGCGCCACGGCGCCCCTCCGACGGTGCGGGAGATCGGGGAGCATTTCGGCTTCACGGCGCGCGCGGCCTTCGACCACCTGCGGGCGCTCGAGCGCAAGGGCATGCTGCAGCGCCGGATCTCCGATCGGCGGGTGTCGCGGACCCTCGTGCTCACCGACCGCCCGCCGGCCCGCACGGGCGCGGTCCGCGAGATCCCTGTCATGGGGCGCATCGCCGCCGGCGTGCCCCGTCATGCGGAGCAGGAGGTGGAGGAGCGGATTCCGGTGGCCGCCGAGTGGCTGCAGGGCAAGGGCGAGGATCTCTTCGCGCTCCGGGTGCGCGGCGACAGCATGATCGACGCCCACATCATGGATGGCGACATGGTCCTGGTGCGGCGGCAGGAGACGGCCCAGCCGGGCGACATCGTGGCCGCGCTCCTCGACAACGAGGCGACGGTCAAGCGCTTCAGCCGCGACGGCCGGGCGATCGTGCTCAAGGCCGAGCATCCGACCATGCAGCCCCTCGTCGTCGAGCCCGGGCGGAAGGACTTCCGGATCCTTGGCAAGGTGATGGGGCTCTTCCGGGGACTCTAG
- a CDS encoding twin-arginine translocase TatA/TatE family subunit → MFDIGLQELVVVFVLALLVFGPRNLPQLGRSLGRAMREFRRASDEFRSTIETNLEINAPDPVPGPFPEPAPAEPVPAATTPATADAPDALSASDVPPPTGAEAAAGEPFLAQRGGKLFHARDCGWARQLSEPERLYFKRVADAKEAGFLVCPVCDPWEAA, encoded by the coding sequence ATGTTCGACATCGGCCTCCAGGAGCTCGTCGTCGTCTTTGTTCTCGCCCTGCTGGTTTTCGGGCCCAGGAACCTGCCCCAGCTGGGCCGGTCGCTGGGCCGAGCCATGCGGGAATTCAGGCGCGCCAGCGATGAGTTCCGCTCCACCATTGAGACCAACCTCGAGATCAATGCCCCCGACCCCGTGCCGGGCCCCTTCCCCGAGCCCGCTCCGGCGGAGCCGGTGCCAGCGGCCACCACCCCGGCCACGGCCGACGCCCCTGATGCGCTGTCGGCCTCCGACGTGCCGCCGCCGACGGGGGCGGAGGCAGCGGCCGGCGAGCCCTTTCTGGCGCAGCGCGGCGGGAAGCTCTTCCACGCCCGCGACTGCGGCTGGGCCAGGCAGCTGTCAGAGCCCGAGCGGCTGTACTTCAAGCGCGTCGCCGATGCCAAGGAAGCCGGGTTCCTCGTCTGCCCCGTCTGCGACCCCTGGGAAGCGGCGTGA
- a CDS encoding NUDIX hydrolase yields MTGPVTPSPAATLVLLRDRPAGGVETLLIQRHAKSKFAGGDYVFAGGKVETDDVPDDVEGFCTALTAAEAAARLGADTGPREALGFWVGAIREAFEEVGALLAYTASGDLARWGPEDRPRYAAHRAACHASNPAFFDMLRSERLALATDRLTYFAHWITPEESPIRFDTRFFAAAMPPGQDAEADGREITDVKWLTAEEAFAAMKRQEISLRLPTIKNLELLRAATSATALLSALGRREVTPIRPRLFMVDGRPVPVLPGDPRWY; encoded by the coding sequence ATGACAGGTCCGGTCACTCCGTCGCCGGCCGCCACGCTCGTCCTCTTGCGCGATCGACCCGCCGGCGGGGTCGAGACGCTGCTCATCCAGCGGCATGCGAAGAGCAAGTTCGCCGGAGGCGACTACGTCTTCGCGGGGGGCAAGGTCGAGACGGACGACGTACCGGACGACGTGGAGGGGTTCTGCACGGCGCTGACGGCCGCGGAGGCCGCCGCGCGACTGGGGGCCGACACCGGTCCGCGGGAGGCGCTCGGCTTCTGGGTCGGCGCCATCCGCGAGGCCTTCGAGGAGGTCGGAGCGCTCCTGGCCTACACGGCCTCCGGCGACCTCGCTCGCTGGGGGCCCGAGGATCGGCCGCGCTACGCCGCCCATCGCGCGGCCTGCCACGCCTCCAACCCGGCCTTCTTCGACATGCTCCGGAGCGAGCGGCTCGCGCTGGCCACCGACCGGCTCACGTACTTCGCCCACTGGATCACACCCGAGGAGAGCCCGATCCGCTTCGACACGCGCTTCTTCGCCGCCGCGATGCCGCCCGGACAGGACGCCGAGGCCGACGGCCGGGAGATCACGGACGTCAAGTGGCTGACGGCCGAGGAAGCGTTCGCGGCCATGAAGCGCCAGGAGATCTCGCTCCGGCTGCCGACGATCAAGAACCTGGAACTGCTCCGGGCGGCCACCTCGGCGACGGCGCTGCTCTCGGCCCTCGGCAGGCGCGAGGTCACGCCGATCCGCCCCCGCCTCTTCATGGTGGACGGCAGGCCCGTCCCCGTCCTGCCCGGCGACCCCCGCTGGTACTAG
- a CDS encoding CoA transferase, translated as MPEPQGGHALAELRVVDCSRLIAGGVLATVLADLGADVVKVENPRGGDPLRTWSRSMGELWWKVYGRGKRSITLNLTHPEGQALLRRLVSGADVLIENYVPGTFEKWGLGWEALSRENPGLVMVRVSGWGQDGPYRDRPGFGTMVEAMSGFAATTGPPESPTLPSFPMADMVAALAGATAVLAALRHRDRVSGRGQMIDVPLYEPLLSILGPNAAEYRRHGLVRGRIGNRSHNASPRGTYRTRDGKWVALSASTPASAEALFKALGIGHLLADPRFATNDARVANGEAVDGALGTAIGARTREEIMGLFETVGLTASPVYDISEILEDPHFKARGTFVELPDPDGGTVTMSTPTPRLSETPGAIRWAGAALGAHNREVYAGELGLSDAEMERLRQAGVI; from the coding sequence GTGCCTGAGCCGCAGGGCGGGCACGCGCTCGCCGAGCTCCGTGTCGTCGACTGCTCGCGGCTCATCGCTGGCGGCGTGCTGGCCACGGTGCTGGCCGATCTCGGCGCCGACGTGGTGAAGGTGGAGAACCCGCGCGGCGGCGATCCCCTCAGGACGTGGTCCCGATCGATGGGCGAGCTGTGGTGGAAGGTGTACGGCCGTGGCAAGCGCTCCATTACCCTCAACCTGACGCACCCCGAAGGGCAGGCGCTCCTCCGCCGCCTCGTCAGCGGGGCCGATGTGCTGATCGAGAACTACGTCCCGGGGACGTTCGAGAAATGGGGGCTCGGCTGGGAGGCGCTGTCGCGGGAAAACCCCGGGCTCGTCATGGTCCGCGTCTCCGGCTGGGGGCAGGACGGGCCGTACCGCGACCGCCCCGGCTTCGGGACCATGGTCGAGGCCATGTCGGGCTTTGCCGCGACGACCGGGCCGCCCGAGTCCCCCACCCTGCCCTCCTTCCCCATGGCCGACATGGTCGCCGCCCTGGCCGGCGCCACGGCGGTACTGGCGGCGCTGCGCCACCGGGACCGTGTCTCGGGCCGCGGGCAGATGATCGACGTGCCGCTGTACGAGCCTCTGCTCTCCATCCTGGGACCCAACGCCGCGGAGTACCGAAGGCACGGCCTCGTGCGCGGGCGGATCGGCAACCGCTCGCACAACGCGAGTCCGCGCGGCACCTACCGGACGCGGGACGGCAAGTGGGTAGCGCTGTCGGCCTCGACCCCGGCCTCGGCGGAGGCGCTGTTCAAGGCGCTCGGGATCGGCCACCTCCTCGCCGACCCACGCTTCGCCACCAACGACGCGCGCGTCGCCAACGGTGAGGCCGTGGACGGCGCGCTGGGCACGGCCATCGGCGCCCGCACGCGGGAGGAGATCATGGGGCTCTTCGAGACGGTGGGGCTCACCGCCTCGCCCGTCTACGACATCTCCGAGATCCTCGAGGACCCGCACTTCAAGGCGCGCGGCACCTTCGTGGAGCTACCCGACCCGGACGGCGGCACCGTGACCATGAGCACGCCCACTCCTCGGCTGTCCGAGACGCCGGGGGCAATCCGCTGGGCCGGCGCCGCGCTGGGGGCGCACAATCGCGAGGTCTACGCGGGCGAGCTCGGGCTGTCGGACGCCGAGATGGAGCGACTGCGTCAGGCCGGCGTCATCTGA
- a CDS encoding TIGR03617 family F420-dependent LLM class oxidoreductase: protein MKLDVGMLVHDLKTISDYARKVEAMGYDCLWCAETQHDPYLPLAVAATSTSRVKLGTNIATVFSRSPMITAHIAWDLQKASGGRFMLGLGTQVKGHNERRFSVKWESPGPKMAEAVRALRTIWNCWQTGAALNFKGEFYTFDVMTPFFNPGPIEHPKIPIYIAAVNPYMAGIAGEFCDGMHVHPFNSPTYLREVVHPAAEQGLRRAGRTRQEFTFVTSTFVIVGDTEQERSEQAQMIRQQIAFYASTRTYRPVLAIHGWEDVATKLHRKSVEQDWAGMASLITDEMLDTYALTATYDKLAAKLKERYAGLLDRVSLYQPYLPNQNDPRLPALVKAFNG, encoded by the coding sequence GTGAAGCTCGACGTCGGCATGCTCGTCCACGACCTGAAGACGATCTCGGACTACGCGCGCAAGGTTGAGGCCATGGGCTACGACTGCCTCTGGTGCGCGGAGACCCAGCACGACCCCTACCTGCCGCTGGCCGTGGCCGCCACGTCCACCTCGCGGGTCAAGCTCGGCACCAACATCGCGACCGTGTTCTCGCGGAGCCCCATGATCACGGCCCACATCGCCTGGGATCTCCAGAAGGCCTCGGGGGGGCGCTTCATGCTGGGCCTCGGCACCCAGGTCAAGGGGCACAACGAGCGCCGGTTCTCGGTGAAGTGGGAGTCGCCGGGCCCCAAGATGGCCGAGGCCGTGCGGGCGCTGCGCACCATCTGGAACTGCTGGCAGACGGGCGCGGCCCTCAACTTCAAGGGGGAGTTCTATACCTTCGACGTGATGACACCCTTCTTCAACCCGGGCCCCATCGAACACCCGAAGATCCCGATCTACATCGCCGCGGTGAACCCGTACATGGCCGGCATCGCGGGGGAGTTCTGCGACGGCATGCACGTGCACCCGTTCAACAGCCCCACGTACCTGCGGGAGGTCGTCCATCCCGCCGCGGAGCAGGGCCTGCGCCGCGCGGGACGGACGCGGCAGGAGTTCACCTTCGTGACCAGCACGTTCGTCATCGTGGGGGACACGGAGCAGGAGCGCAGCGAGCAGGCGCAGATGATCCGGCAGCAGATTGCCTTCTACGCCTCCACGCGCACCTACCGGCCCGTGCTGGCCATCCACGGCTGGGAGGACGTGGCCACGAAGCTCCACCGCAAGTCCGTGGAACAGGACTGGGCGGGCATGGCGAGTCTCATCACCGACGAGATGCTCGACACCTACGCCCTGACGGCCACCTACGACAAGCTCGCGGCGAAGCTCAAGGAGCGCTACGCGGGGCTGCTGGACCGGGTTTCTCTCTATCAACCCTATCTGCCGAACCAGAACGATCCGCGCCTGCCCGCGCTGGTCAAAGCCTTCAACGGCTGA
- the ccrA gene encoding crotonyl-CoA carboxylase/reductase yields the protein MHAYVVRQSRFGQPREAWQREVIPTPAIGPDEVLIYVMASGINYNNVWAALGTPVDVIAERQKLGEPEDFHAGGSDCSGIVWATGKDVKTVKVGDEVVVHSGWWRPDDPWVLSGRDPMLAESTRIWGYQTNYGSYCQFARAQAHQCQPKPRRLTWEAAGCFLLCASTAYRMLMGWAPNVIEPGDVVLVWGAAGGLGSMALEITRALGGRAVAVVSDEAKRKFCLEHGAVGVIDRSNFKHWGRMPDTNDARAYGEWVKGARAFGKAIWDAVGERVSPRIVFEHPGEATLPTSGFVCATGGLIVICAGTTGFNVTMDLRYHWMRQKRFQGSHLSNDAQAAAVTRLVADGEMDPCLSHTYGFDDIPGCHQLMLENRHPYGNMAVLVNAPAPGLGAA from the coding sequence ATGCACGCCTATGTCGTCAGGCAAAGCCGCTTTGGCCAGCCGAGGGAGGCCTGGCAGCGCGAGGTCATCCCGACGCCCGCCATCGGCCCGGACGAGGTGCTCATCTACGTGATGGCTTCGGGGATCAACTACAACAACGTGTGGGCGGCCCTGGGCACGCCGGTGGACGTGATCGCGGAGCGGCAGAAGCTGGGCGAGCCCGAGGATTTCCACGCCGGCGGCAGCGACTGCTCCGGCATCGTCTGGGCCACGGGCAAGGACGTGAAGACCGTCAAGGTCGGCGACGAGGTCGTCGTCCACAGCGGCTGGTGGCGGCCGGACGACCCGTGGGTGCTCTCGGGCCGCGACCCCATGCTCGCCGAGAGCACGCGCATCTGGGGGTACCAGACGAACTACGGCAGCTACTGCCAGTTCGCCAGGGCCCAGGCGCATCAGTGCCAGCCCAAGCCCCGGCGGCTCACCTGGGAGGCGGCGGGCTGCTTCCTCCTCTGCGCCTCGACGGCCTACCGGATGCTCATGGGCTGGGCGCCCAACGTCATCGAGCCGGGCGACGTCGTCCTCGTCTGGGGTGCGGCCGGCGGGCTCGGCAGCATGGCGCTGGAGATCACGCGGGCCCTCGGCGGACGCGCCGTGGCCGTGGTCTCGGACGAGGCCAAGCGGAAGTTCTGTCTGGAGCACGGGGCCGTCGGCGTCATCGACCGCAGCAACTTCAAGCACTGGGGGCGGATGCCGGACACCAACGACGCCCGGGCCTACGGCGAATGGGTCAAAGGCGCGCGGGCCTTTGGCAAGGCGATCTGGGACGCCGTGGGCGAGAGGGTGAGCCCGCGCATCGTCTTCGAGCATCCCGGCGAGGCGACCCTGCCGACCTCGGGCTTCGTCTGCGCCACGGGCGGCCTGATCGTCATCTGCGCCGGCACCACCGGCTTCAACGTCACCATGGACCTCCGGTACCACTGGATGCGCCAGAAGCGCTTCCAGGGCAGCCACCTCTCCAACGACGCGCAGGCCGCCGCTGTCACGCGCCTCGTCGCGGACGGCGAGATGGACCCGTGTCTGTCGCACACCTACGGGTTCGATGACATCCCCGGCTGCCACCAGCTCATGCTGGAGAACAGGCACCCCTACGGCAACATGGCGGTGCTCGTGAACGCGCCCGCGCCCGGACTCGGCGCCGCGTGA